CCTTGTGCCACCATTCGTGCTGGGCGCTGGCGATCTGGTTGCCGTTCTCGTCGAAGATGACGGCGCGGCCGCTGCCGGTGCCGGCGTCGACGGCCAGCAGATAGGAAGTCGTCATGGGTTCAGTCCTTGATCTCGATGAGGCCGGCGGCCGTCGTCTCGTCGGTGATGAGGATGCCGACGAATTTTCCGCGCAGCGCCGCATGGATGGCCTGCACCTTCTGGATGCCGCCCGCCGCCGCCACGACCTTTTCCGCGCGCGACAGCGCCGCGAGCTTCACGCCGATCACCCGGTCGTGCAGCGGCAGGTCGAGCGGTTCGCCACGCTCGTTGTAGAACTGGCAGAGGATATCGCCGACCGCGCCCTTGCGGCGCAGCGGCTCCACCTCGTCGGGGCTGACATAGCCGGAGCGCACGACAGTGGAGGCGGCGGAAAGCTCGCCGATGCCGACGAGCTGGTAGGTAGCGTTGAGCGCCATGTCCAGGAGATTGGCGACGGCCGGCTCCGAGGAGAGGTTGCGCGCCACGTCCGGGTCGCGCACGACGAGCGGCGCGGGCACCAGATGCACGCCGCTGCCCCAATTGGCCGTGCGCATGCCGTCGACATAGGTGCCCACGCCACCGGTAAGGCTGACGAGGCCGATATTGCGCTCGTTGGCGAGATGGCCGAGCCGCTGGATGGTGTTGGATACGGTAGCGCCCCAGCCGACCGCCAGAAGGTCGTCCGTCTGCAGCCGCTGCATGAGGAACTGCGCGGCCGCCTGCCCCAGCCGGTCGCTCGGGTCCTGATCGGGAAGCTGCGGCACAACATAGGCCTCGAGCAGCCCGTAGCGCTCCTTGATCTGCCGCTCCAAGGCAAGGCACCCCTGGTAGCGCGAATTGATGCGCACCTGGATGATGCCCGAGCGCCGGCCGCTTTCGAGCAGTCGCGAGACCTTGATGCGCGACATGTTGAGCTTTTCGCCGATCTCGTTCTGCGTCAGCCCGTCGTTGTAGTAATACCAGGCGATACGGGTGAGAATCTCCTCATCCGTATCGGCGTAGCTCCATTCCCCGTTGT
This DNA window, taken from Shinella zoogloeoides, encodes the following:
- a CDS encoding sugar-binding transcriptional regulator, which produces MATDNGEWSYADTDEEILTRIAWYYYNDGLTQNEIGEKLNMSRIKVSRLLESGRRSGIIQVRINSRYQGCLALERQIKERYGLLEAYVVPQLPDQDPSDRLGQAAAQFLMQRLQTDDLLAVGWGATVSNTIQRLGHLANERNIGLVSLTGGVGTYVDGMRTANWGSGVHLVPAPLVVRDPDVARNLSSEPAVANLLDMALNATYQLVGIGELSAASTVVRSGYVSPDEVEPLRRKGAVGDILCQFYNERGEPLDLPLHDRVIGVKLAALSRAEKVVAAAGGIQKVQAIHAALRGKFVGILITDETTAAGLIEIKD